From Gossypium raimondii isolate GPD5lz chromosome 11, ASM2569854v1, whole genome shotgun sequence:
AGGTAAGATTGATCTAGCTAGGTCTTTGTTTAATGAAATGTCAGAAAGAGATATTGTTGTCTGTAATGCCATGATGGCTGGTTGTGTCCAAAATGGATATTGTGGAGAAGCTTTGGAAATATTTTATCATCTGCAAAGGAATTGTAGTTTGCAACCTGATAGTGCCACATTGTTGATTGCTCTTTCAGCAATTGCACAATTAGGGCATGTCGACAAAGGGTTGGCACTACATCATTATCTAAAGCAAAAAAAGTTCTCTTTGGGCGGAAGGCTTGGCGTTGCTCTTATTGACATGTATTCAAAATGTGGGAGCATAAAGGATGCTGTGTTGGTTTTTGAGGGTATAAAATATAAGACTGTTGATCATTGGAATGCTATGATTGGTGGATTAGCCATTCATGGCATGGGTGAATTGGCTTTCAAATTGCTCATGGATATGGAAAAGCTTTGTGTGGAACCTGATGATATCACATATATTGGGGTGATGAATGCTTGCGGCCATGCTGGCTTGGTGAAGGAAGGCCTGGTTTGCTTTGATATCATGAGAAGAGTTCACAAGATGGTACCGAAGCTGCAACACTATGGATGCATGGTAGATATCCTAGGCCGGGCAGGGCAAATAGATGTAGCAAGAAAATTTATAGAGGAAATGCCTATTGAAGCCAATGATGTGATATGGAGAAGTTTGCTCAGTGCTTGCAAAAACCATGAGAACATTGATGTTGGAGAACCAGCGGCTAAGCATTTAATCACACTGGACTCTTGTAATTCAAGCTCTTATGTACTTCTATCCAACATGTATGCTGGTCTGGGTATGTGGAACGCTGTTAGTAGTGTCAGGTTGAtgatgaaagaaagaaatttgaagaaaattccTGGTTGCAGCTGGATTGAACTAGAGGGAACTGTTCATGAATTCTTTGTGCAAGATAAGTCGCATCCCCAAGTTATGGAGATATATTCACTGTTGGATAGTTTATCAACATCCAATTCAGAAGTCACACCTTACGTACATCATGGCTAGTTTGGAACCTTACAACCTCGAAGCCTGCAAGTCAATTATAGATTTAACTAGGAGCTTATTTCATGTAAGCATGCAAACCAGGAGGTATCTAGTTTTTATCAACATCCCAGGCTGCCTTAATTTGATAGCGTATTAAAAGATCTCATCTGTATGccgtttaattaatttaagtaaatttccaatgagtttttgttttttcctcCCCTCTGTGGTCGTCATCCTCCACTGATTCACGTGTACTGTGGAGCAATTCTACCTAGTAAAACAAATCCAAGAAAAAACCTCTACGAAAAAACTcttcaaatatgaaaaaatgaaatgaaaatgaattattcCAATATACTAAACATAAGATTTAACACATTAAGTATCTCAACTTCAAATTAAGTGGACTAGTTCTTTTACGGCATTAATAGAATGTAATACAAAAAGTCCAACTCCTGCTAGCCCATCCGGAAGAATGTCAATTGAAGCACGGGAGGACagttcaaaatttgatttatctAGGCCACAAGAGTGCTGGCAGTGGTAGACTCGCTGGATTGGGAAAAAATTAAAGCTCGTTAAGATTTACGCGTTAAAACCAATTTCAAGGCAAGAAAGTAGAGAGTAAAAGGCAATAACCACAGAAATACTCACTATTTCCACACTGGTGGCAGCTTCTTTGTCTTCTTGTAATAGCGGGCGAGTCGGTGGATCCTGCTCTCAACCAAGATCAACCTAAACTTCGAATCCTTGTCTTTTCGGTTCCTCTCAAGATGCTTTCTGATGGCAACGGCTTTCTTAATCAGGTGGTACAGATCCTCAGGTATTTCAGGAGCAAGACCTGACAAAGACAAAGGGATGAGTTGAATGTTAATCTTCCAATCTGAAGGAAAATGGAATAGTAGAAAATGTTGAATAAAGATGCACCATGGGCTTTCAGTATCCGCAAAATCTTGCTGCCAGTAACACTCTTCACCTGAGCAATCCCATGAGAATCTCGGAGAATGACACCAATTTGAGATGGGGTCAAACCCTTCTTTGCAAACTTGCAAATATTATCCTCAACCTAAAAGATGAAATCAAGATAGGGGTTTGAGGAAGACTTGATTAACAACTACtattatttcattcattcaaGACTACAACTTCCAGCTACATTTGTGGGAtacataaaccaaaataatatcTTCCACAAAAATATGGTAACCTGAGCTCGAAACAACTTGAGGCTTATGTCAAGTAACCAACAGAAAGAATAAATGAATATTAAGATTCCACATTTCACAAaggtgaaaaaagtcaaaacaaAATACTGAAACATAAGTACATGCAATATCAAACTTCAATTTTCTATTGAACCTATCTTTAGTTTTACTTCATAAATCCTGACAAGTTTCACTTAATGAAGCAAAGCAACCAGTTTAAAATGTATGCATTACTATAGAATAACTTTAGATTTCAAGCAGAGCATAACATTGCATTGAATTGTATCACAGTCAATGA
This genomic window contains:
- the LOC105802591 gene encoding pentatricopeptide repeat-containing protein At2g45350, chloroplastic; protein product: MLTCANLNQPWNSTLPTLALLQKCRTLTDVNQIHGRLITTGFIRSQVLTTKIVLTFSPSPFTPLVDFARYVFFTYLAFRSPKQDEDPFLWNAVIKSYSHGREAQEAFIILCLMLENGVPFDKFSLSLVLKACSQLGLLKEGMQVHGLLRKLNFGSDLFLQNCLISYYLRCGFIGYARQLFDRMSMRDSVSYNSMIDGYIKRGMIDLAKELFDVMPLEKKNLITWNSMISGYTQLKDGMGLALGLFEKMPDRDLISWNSMINGYVKCGNMEDAQILFDKMPRWDVVSWANMINGYAKVGKIDLARSLFNEMSERDIVVCNAMMAGCVQNGYCGEALEIFYHLQRNCSLQPDSATLLIALSAIAQLGHVDKGLALHHYLKQKKFSLGGRLGVALIDMYSKCGSIKDAVLVFEGIKYKTVDHWNAMIGGLAIHGMGELAFKLLMDMEKLCVEPDDITYIGVMNACGHAGLVKEGLVCFDIMRRVHKMVPKLQHYGCMVDILGRAGQIDVARKFIEEMPIEANDVIWRSLLSACKNHENIDVGEPAAKHLITLDSCNSSSYVLLSNMYAGLGMWNAVSSVRLMMKERNLKKIPGCSWIELEGTVHEFFVQDKSHPQVMEIYSLLDSLSTSNSEVTPYVHHG
- the LOC105802595 gene encoding 40S ribosomal protein S13 translates to MGRMHSRGKGISASALPYKRTPPSWLKISSQDVEDNICKFAKKGLTPSQIGVILRDSHGIAQVKSVTGSKILRILKAHGLAPEIPEDLYHLIKKAVAIRKHLERNRKDKDSKFRLILVESRIHRLARYYKKTKKLPPVWKYESTTASTLVA